One region of Pangasianodon hypophthalmus isolate fPanHyp1 chromosome 15, fPanHyp1.pri, whole genome shotgun sequence genomic DNA includes:
- the smad7 gene encoding mothers against decapentaplegic homolog 7 isoform X2, translating into MHSSHSCSVSSLTLKSRIRGMFGTGPESGPGGEGVGPRGVSQIQIRIRHACVRSVSVVECVLSWCGDYTRSSSSFYSQGLQECGEREHWCVVAYWEEKTRVGRLYSVREPSLDIFYDLPQGTGFCLGQLCSESRSALVHMVRPKIGYGIQLSREADGVWVYNRSRYPIFIKSATLDDPSSRTLLVHKVFPGFSIKAFDYEKAKSLQRPNDHEFSHQPRAGFTVQISFVKGWGQCYTRQFISSCPCWLELIFNNR; encoded by the exons ATGCATTCTTCACATTCCTGCAGCGTTTCCTCCCTGACGCTGAAATCAAGGATCCGAGGGATGTTTGGCACCGGCCCGGAATCCGGTCCCGGGGGCGAGGGGGTGGGACCGCGAGGGGTTTCTCAGATTCAGATTCGGATACGGCATgcgtgtgtgaggagtgtgtcgGTGGTGGAATGCGTTCTATCTTGGTGCGGAGATTACACAcgttcttcctcttctttct attcCCAAGGTCTTCAGGAGTGTGGCGAGCGCGAGCACTGGTGTGTGGTGGCGTACTGGGAGGAGAAGACGCGCGTCGGCCGCCTCTATTCGGTCCGCGAGCCATCGCTGGACATCTTCTATGACCTACCTCAGGGCACGGGCTTCTGCCTGGGCCAGCTGTGCTCGGAGAGCCGCAGCGCACTTGTACACATGGTGCGGCCCAAAATCGGTTACGGCATCCAGCTGAGCCGCGAGGCCGACGGCGTGTGGGTGTACAACCGCAGCCGATACCCCATCTTCATCAAATCAGCCACGCTGGACGACCCTTCATCACGAACGCTGCTTGTGCACAAGGTTTTCCCCGGGTTCTCCATTAAAGCCTTCGACTACGAGAAGGCCAAGAGCCTGCAGAGACCCAACGACCACGAGTTCAGCCATCAGCCGCGTGCCGGATTCACCGTGCAGATCAGCTTCGTCAAGGGCTGGGGTCAGTGCTACACCAGACAGTTCATCAGCAGCTGCCCATGCTGGCTCGAACTCATCTTCAATAACCGATAG